CGCCCTCGAATCCGAGGTTGCCGGTGATCAACTGGGTGTTGACGCACGATTTGACGTTGTCCACGCCGTGGCTGGACTGGGTGATGCCCATGCAGTAGTACAGGGCCCCGCGTCCGCTGGTGGCGTAGAGCTTGGCCGCTTCGTAAAGATCCTCGGGCGTAATGCCGGCGAGCTCTTCGACCTTCTCGGGGGTGAAGAATTCGAGGCTCTGGCGGTACTCCTCGAAGTTCTCGGTGCGCGAGTCGATGTAGGCCTGGTCCTGCCAGCCCTCGAGCAGAATGATGCGTTGCATTCCACAGAGCAGGGCCACGTCTGAGCCGTTCTTGTGTCGCAGCCAGATGTCGGCGAACTCGACCAGGTCGGTGCGGCGCGGATCGCAGACGATCAGCTTGCAGCCGTGATGTTTAACAGCCTGCTTGAGCATCGAGCCGAACACCGGATGGTTCCAGGTGGTGTTGGTGCCGATGGCCAGCACGATTTTGGAGGAAGTAACTTCGGCCATGCTGTTGGTCATGGCGCCTGAACCCAACGTGGAGGCCAGACCGGCCACCGTTGAGCTGTGTCAGAGTCGTGCGCAGTGATCGACATTGTTCGTGCCGATCACCGCGCGAGCCAAACGCTGTAGTTGGTAGTTCTCTTCGTTGGAAACCTTGGCCGAGGCCAGAAAGGCGATCGAGTCGGGGCCGTGCTCGGCCTTGATCGCACCGAGTTTGTCCGCAACATATTGCAGAGCCTCGTCCCAGCTCGCGGGCGTAAGCTCGCCGTTTTTGCGGACCAGGGGGGTGGTCAGGCGTTGATCGGAATCGACGAAGTCCAGTCCGAAGCGCCCCTTGACGCAGAGCATGCCCTTGTTCGGCTGCTGCTCCCAATTGCCCTCGTGCGCCATGGCGAAAGCGTAGTGCTCGTCTTTGGTGTGAAAGTCGATCTGGCAACCCACACCGCAATAGGGGCAGGTGACCTTGGTGGCCTTGGTTTCCCAGGTGCGCACCGAGCCGTGGGTCTGCTTGAGGGTCAGGGCTCCAACCGGGCAGACCTGAACGCACTCACCGCACTGCACGCAGGTTGAATCACCCATCGGCAGATCGTTGTCGCAGATAACCTTGGCTTCGTTGCCGCGGTAGCCGAAGTCCAGCACCTGGTTGACGACCACGTTTTGGCAGGCTTGGACGCAACGGCCGCAGTGGATGCACTTGTTTTCGTCGCGCACGATGCCCTCGGACGATTCGTCACGAGGATGCGGCTCGACGTCGATCTGGAAAGCGGGACGCTCAATGCCCAGGCTATAGGCCATGTCCTGCAACTCGCAAGCGCCGTTGGCCTGGCAGGAGATGCAGTTGTGGTTTCCCTCGGCCAACAACAGCTCGACGATCATCCGGCGCGTTTCGAGCACCTGCGGCGAGTTGTTGAGGATTACCATTCCGTCCTTGGCCTGCAATGCGCAGCTCTCCTGGAGACCGCGCATCCCCTCGACCTGGACAACGCAGGCGCGACAGCGCCCGGCCTTGCCGGTCTTGGCGTGCCAACACAGAGCGGGGATATAGACTCCCGCCGCCTTTGCAGCCTGTAGTACGGTCTGACCCGGCTGTGCCGCGATCGTCTTACCGTCAATGGTGATTTGCACAATACCTCCCGTTGCTAATGTTGCATGGGCGTCGCTTTATTTCGGTGCAACCTCAAACAAGCATTTAGGTCGGATCTAAGTTTTCTCCCACTGTCCGATCGCTTTCGATTGTTACGAAAACAAACGATGTCTCTATACAGATAGTCAATAGGTCCATTTGATAATTTCAATGATATGACGTTGAGTGAACAACGAAAAAATCGGCTGAATAATACGCCAGGATCAACAAATTGGCAAATGAAAAAAGCTATTCCGTTATGCTGAAAAAGATATAGTTGGCCTTTGAAAATAAAGGAGATATCACTTTTGTTGCATGCGTGTTAAGTACCCTGAAATATCATTATATTAATGGTTGTCATTGGAGTGTTTCGATAGGCTGAAACAGCGATTCTCACAATAAATATTAGCCTGTAAAATTAAATTTAACGGCAAGGGAACATTGGGAGTTAGGCGCGGCCTACGCTGCTCATCCCATGCCGTGTTCCGGTCGGGTTTTCGGTTGCTCTGGATAGATAATAATCTGATAATGCCGTCTTGAATTGATTAACGGGCTGGGTTTGGACCGACCCAGGCAGGGGCGGGGTATGCGGCAGTTAAATCTGCACAAGGCAATCGTTGTGTTGGCAATGCTTTGTCTATTCGGCGCGTTGTTCATCGGCTGCGAGGCGGAGGATGGCGACCAGGGCGATGAGGACGAAGCACCGCGCGTGTATCGTGATTCGCCCTGGCCGATGTTCCGCAACAACCATCTAAATAACGGCCGTTCGTTCGTGGCGCCGCTGGCCACACAGCTCGAGCCCTGGACCTTCGATACGGCCAAGGGGATGTTTCACGCTCCGGTGATTGACGGCTACGGCACGATCTACATCGGTTCGGCGGACACCAATTTCTACGCGATCAATCCCGACGGCAGCGAGCGCTGGCGGGTGGAGACCGACGAGCTGATCGACTCCACCGCGGTGGTTGGACCCGACGGCACGATCTACGTTCCGTGCGGCGATGGCTATTTGCGCGCCCTGGACCAGCAGGGGAATGAGCTGTGGCGACTGGCGCCCATTGGCGACGACGGGTTTCTCACCTGGTGGGAGGGGCACCTGACCATGCGCCAGGACGGCACGCTGTTCGCGGGCAACGACGACCGCCGACTGTATGCGATCAGCACGGAGGGAGAAGTGCTCTGGACCTTCCCCACGGGCGACCAGATCTGGTCGCTCCCCGCGTTCCACTACGACGGCACGATCTTTTTCGGCAGCAACGATCTACTTATGCGCTCGCTGGATTTCAACGGCGCAAAGCGCTGGAACGCCTTTACCCTCGGGCCGGTATCCTCGTCCCCGGCGATTTTCGACGACGGCACGACCGTGGTCGTGGGCTCGTTCGATGGGCATCTGCACGCCTTTACAACGGATCGCGGCTATCTGCTGTGGAGCTTTCCCACGCGCGACCACATCTACTCATCGCCCGCCATCGCCGCGGACGGCACGATCTACGTCGGCTCCACCGACGGCACGCTGTACGCGATCAACCCCGACGGGACCCAACGTTGGGCCTTCGATACTCTTGACCCGATCCGCTCCAGCCCGGCGATCGACGCCGAGGGCAACGTCTACTTCGGCTGCGGCGACGGCCGAATCTACAGCCTCGACGCCCAAGGCGACCGGCGTTGGTCGTTCGACACCTCGATCTCCGACCGCAACGACCTCAACGGTTCCCCGGCGCTGAGCTACGAGGGGGCGGTGATCGGCGGTGAGTCGGGTCAGATCAACTTCGTGCCGTACGATTACTGCCAGCGCGAAGACGATCCGCGCTGCTCGCTACAACCCGAGGAGGACATCGCGCCCGAGGGCGCGATGCTCTACCACTTCACCTCCGGCGGCAGCTCCACCCAGCAGGTCCAAGGCGAGCCGATCCCCACCGAGGTGCT
Above is a genomic segment from Candidatus Alcyoniella australis containing:
- the fdhF gene encoding formate dehydrogenase subunit alpha translates to MQITIDGKTIAAQPGQTVLQAAKAAGVYIPALCWHAKTGKAGRCRACVVQVEGMRGLQESCALQAKDGMVILNNSPQVLETRRMIVELLLAEGNHNCISCQANGACELQDMAYSLGIERPAFQIDVEPHPRDESSEGIVRDENKCIHCGRCVQACQNVVVNQVLDFGYRGNEAKVICDNDLPMGDSTCVQCGECVQVCPVGALTLKQTHGSVRTWETKATKVTCPYCGVGCQIDFHTKDEHYAFAMAHEGNWEQQPNKGMLCVKGRFGLDFVDSDQRLTTPLVRKNGELTPASWDEALQYVADKLGAIKAEHGPDSIAFLASAKVSNEENYQLQRLARAVIGTNNVDHCARLUHSSTVAGLASTLGSGAMTNSMAEVTSSKIVLAIGTNTTWNHPVFGSMLKQAVKHHGCKLIVCDPRRTDLVEFADIWLRHKNGSDVALLCGMQRIILLEGWQDQAYIDSRTENFEEYRQSLEFFTPEKVEELAGITPEDLYEAAKLYATSGRGALYYCMGITQSSHGVDNVKSCVNTQLITGNLGFEGGGVNPLRGQSNVQGACDMGGLPNVFTGYQPVNNPDAIKKFSEYWGGVELNPNPGLTLTKMIPACGEQIKALYVMGENPMVSDPNLNHVKHCLDKLDLLVVQDIVNTETTAIADVVLPAVSFAEKLGTVTNTERRVQLSNVALKPRGETKPDYEIIADLAKLFGHEFARTPEAIFKEVTDLTPSYAGLSFERLRDVGIQWPCPNAEHPGTVYLHKDKFSRGLGVLTPMTYKPPAEQTDDEWNMVLSTGRILQHFHTGSMSRRSAILDALVSSGHVEIHPLDAKEKGIADGEMIKVATRRGEITTKAMLTPRVARGSIFIPFHFAEAAANMLTNDAIDPVANIPEYKVCAARIVKADA
- a CDS encoding PQQ-binding-like beta-propeller repeat protein, whose product is MRQLNLHKAIVVLAMLCLFGALFIGCEAEDGDQGDEDEAPRVYRDSPWPMFRNNHLNNGRSFVAPLATQLEPWTFDTAKGMFHAPVIDGYGTIYIGSADTNFYAINPDGSERWRVETDELIDSTAVVGPDGTIYVPCGDGYLRALDQQGNELWRLAPIGDDGFLTWWEGHLTMRQDGTLFAGNDDRRLYAISTEGEVLWTFPTGDQIWSLPAFHYDGTIFFGSNDLLMRSLDFNGAKRWNAFTLGPVSSSPAIFDDGTTVVVGSFDGHLHAFTTDRGYLLWSFPTRDHIYSSPAIAADGTIYVGSTDGTLYAINPDGTQRWAFDTLDPIRSSPAIDAEGNVYFGCGDGRIYSLDAQGDRRWSFDTSISDRNDLNGSPALSYEGAVIGGESGQINFVPYDYCQREDDPRCSLQPEEDIAPEGAMLYHFTSGGSSTQQVQGEPIPTEVLTFRLVVRRNGDTVRARIDSETLQVTAEPDFRRRVEVSADGNFVSIIPEQDLGMSTAYTVGLGGDYITGGLRIGNKWIGGKRSGSFAGGFDFTTAAPTGGELPLSIDEQQVDVLLLRRLAVPQPPMMTTFNQIGFDSYNFLLAPVFIDEQNRRMVLLAVEGTPGLEPTILFNTRTVFALNVEYVDSYFSAISEGFAVDVNDVSISLDQFRLSGRIEPDRTAQSLNAYAEVRCSNIEFFGRSLDMLGLCHPRSGKMILNGTAMFAPRGELGKRPTGLELLGLEYVADGGWYNGGYIEADFAAPGFDATQHLPVIVVLDSADNSVLDQSYGLSLERMVNESGELSGVRLHVQPEFNPSGKTYIVVDNLFPLAAVQL